Proteins encoded by one window of Salarias fasciatus chromosome 1, fSalaFa1.1, whole genome shotgun sequence:
- the LOC115388343 gene encoding ephrin-B2a-like: protein MGRSTWSCAAVILLLAAVRTCGAVTLESIHWSSSNAKFAPGQGLVLFPQIGDKMDIVCPRVDASLGGKEEFYKVYLVSRRQLESCIIDKTDTPLLNCDKPRRDVKFTFKFQEFSPNLWGLEFLKGRDYYITSTSTGSLQGLDNTNGGACKTKSMKLVLRVGQNSSDAPSTLQESPTRFPPTRPKSKAKDASTKESVKNNNADVDPDAGRADPGGGSEPGLLVWIASGCVAVLLAAVILIAVAWRCRHRRRRRHVPDSQQPASVSLNTLAVQKRDSISSDNNGSDRSDVVFPLRPSESMICRHYERVSSDYGPPVYIVQEITPQSPTNVYYKV, encoded by the exons ATGGGGAGAAGCACATGGAGCTGCGCCGCCGTGATCCTGCTGCTGGCCGCCGTCCGCACATGTGGAGCCGTCACGCTGGAGTCCATCCACTGGAGCAGCTCCAATGCAAA GTTTGCTCCAGGTCAGGGTCTGGTGCTGTTTCCTCAGATAGGAGACAAGATGGACATCGTGTGTCCCCGGGTCGATGCCTCCctgggggggaaggaggagtTCTACAAGGTCTACCTGGTTTCTCGCCGCCAGCTGGAGAGCTGCATCATCGACAAGACGGACACACCTCTGCTGAACTGCGACAAGCCTCGACGGGACGTGAAGTTCACCTTCAAATTTCAGGAGTTCAGCCCGAACCTCTGGGGTCTGGAGTTCCTCAAAGGGAGGGACTATTATATCACCT CCACTTCCACAGGATCCCTGCAAGGTCTGGATAATACTAATGGTGGAGCGTGCAAGACCAAATCCATGAAGCTGGTGCTGAGAGTGGGCCAGA aCTCTTCCGATGCACCTTCAACACTGCAGGAGTCCCCGACCAGGTTCCCACCTACGCGACCAAAGTCCAAAGCCAAGGACGCCTCCACAAAGGAGAGCGTTAAAAACAACAATGCTG ACGTGGACCCGGACGCGGGGCGGGCGGACCCCGGCGGCGGCTCCGAGCCGGGGCTGCTCGTGTGGATCGCGTCTGGCTGCGTCGCCGTCCTGCTGGCCGCGGTGATTCTGATCGCCGTGGCGTGGAGGTgtcgccaccgccgccgccgccgccacgtcccagacagtcagcagcccgCCTCTGTGTCTCTGAACACTCTGGCCGTGCAGAAGCGGGACAGCATCAGCAGTGACAATAACGGCTCGGACCGCAGCGACGTCGTCTTCCCTCTGCGGCCCTCCGAGAGCATGATCTGCCGCCACTACGAGCGAGTGAGCAGCGACTACGGGCCTCCGGTGTACATAGTTCAAGAGATAACTCCCCAGAGTCCCACCAACGTTTACTACAAGGTCTGa